Proteins found in one Agaribacterium sp. ZY112 genomic segment:
- a CDS encoding CHASE3 domain-containing protein — translation MLNLMPRSIRFKILTGFMFPLILIGAFSVFIHHTVKSSIETANWVSYSQEVITRAHKLEKYIVAMETGERGFLITGKEHFLEPFIASRQKWALEIEALKSLVAKRSEQLARINEIERMANMWVLAIAEPDIKFRRSISNGNQASIELLMDGEEGKRIMDEMRFVIERFIQEEEALMQARALAARDKAELTVDVTSLWLPLLALLGAAVAVFTLFKAIIGPLRSLSEAAEQIADGDLNARIDNVSDDEIGFVAQSFNDMASSLHASITANEEANRRLLHAHKDLENKAEELLLASQHKSQFLANMSHEIRTPLNGVMGMLGLISRSEINEKTKRYTSLALESAESLLVVINDILDFSKIEAGKLEVEAVEFDIRLLFSDFSHAVAYRAQEKGLEFVVDIFDLPAGKFYGDAARIRQILNNLVNNAIKFTKSGEIVVRAELAPVEDKHVELRCSVSDTGIGIAADKLATLFQEFTQEDASTTRDYGGTGLGLAIVKQLCCLMGGDVWVGSIKGRGSEFSFSLLLECGQEQAVPAPCLDLSQQLVLLAEPNETHAELLHKQLESWQAPIRRTCEPQQMQAYLAATDLAISVLIISEKLLADMDSMQLKDMQSLCLARKVKVLLLSSLSKYDEKQRDFNGLDLHSLAKPISSSDLFDALNSLLYGKESTKKQAKTSLFAEGLSETEDIRVLLVEDNAFNQEVALGFLEDLNLSVGVANNGQEAIEELISAAESVPYSIVLMDCQMPVMDGYEATKSIRTGYSGVPNADIPIIAMTANAMRGDREKCLAAGMSDYLAKPVSFDGLLEKLSEWGASARMVSSRIVPVSSQELNADSSQVWVAADEHKPAAELNVMKASVAQVSIEGPSVSELSSVALNRREPSHSGGKQAESEEDEAPVDKHWDEELFLSRIKYKRDRAERLVATFMQSTPEILEDLKNSRDKGAELKAHAHKLKGASVNISAPHLAGLCAELETLALNAEVAVLDALLQKIEQAYVHLADAFMRWMR, via the coding sequence ATGTTAAATCTCATGCCGCGGAGTATCCGCTTTAAAATCCTGACGGGCTTTATGTTTCCCCTGATTCTAATAGGGGCTTTTTCTGTTTTTATTCATCACACCGTTAAGTCTTCAATAGAAACGGCTAATTGGGTCAGCTATAGCCAAGAAGTTATTACGCGTGCGCACAAGCTAGAGAAGTATATCGTTGCGATGGAAACCGGAGAGCGCGGTTTTTTAATTACTGGTAAGGAGCATTTTCTAGAGCCGTTTATCGCATCGAGGCAGAAATGGGCACTTGAGATAGAGGCATTAAAAAGCTTAGTTGCAAAGCGTTCAGAACAGTTAGCTCGTATAAACGAGATAGAGCGTATGGCCAATATGTGGGTGCTTGCGATAGCCGAGCCAGATATTAAGTTTAGGCGTTCGATCTCCAATGGTAACCAAGCCTCTATCGAGTTGTTGATGGATGGGGAAGAGGGCAAGCGCATTATGGATGAAATGCGCTTTGTGATTGAACGCTTTATTCAAGAAGAGGAGGCTCTTATGCAAGCGAGGGCGTTGGCTGCTCGGGATAAGGCCGAGTTAACGGTTGATGTAACATCATTGTGGCTGCCTTTACTTGCCCTCCTTGGTGCAGCTGTTGCTGTCTTTACCTTGTTTAAAGCCATTATTGGCCCTTTGCGTTCTTTATCGGAGGCTGCGGAGCAGATTGCCGATGGCGATTTAAATGCTCGTATTGATAATGTCAGCGATGATGAAATTGGTTTTGTGGCCCAGTCATTTAATGACATGGCAAGCTCTTTACACGCGTCGATTACGGCGAATGAAGAAGCAAATAGGAGGTTGTTGCATGCGCACAAGGATTTAGAAAACAAGGCCGAAGAGCTACTGCTAGCAAGTCAGCACAAGTCGCAGTTTTTAGCCAATATGAGCCATGAGATTCGCACTCCGTTAAATGGGGTTATGGGCATGCTGGGGCTAATTTCACGCAGTGAAATCAATGAAAAAACGAAGCGTTATACAAGCTTGGCTTTGGAAAGTGCAGAATCACTTCTGGTGGTGATTAACGATATTCTCGACTTCTCTAAAATAGAGGCCGGAAAGCTAGAGGTCGAAGCGGTTGAGTTTGATATTAGGCTGTTGTTTAGTGACTTTAGCCATGCTGTTGCTTATCGGGCGCAGGAAAAGGGCTTAGAGTTTGTTGTTGATATCTTTGACTTGCCGGCAGGTAAGTTCTATGGCGATGCTGCACGGATACGTCAAATTCTTAATAATCTTGTTAACAATGCCATTAAATTTACCAAATCAGGTGAGATTGTTGTTCGAGCAGAGCTGGCTCCTGTTGAGGATAAGCATGTGGAGCTGCGTTGTTCGGTGAGTGATACGGGCATTGGTATCGCTGCAGATAAGTTGGCAACGCTATTTCAGGAGTTTACTCAAGAAGACGCCTCTACGACTCGTGATTACGGTGGCACCGGGCTTGGTTTGGCCATTGTCAAACAGCTCTGTTGTTTAATGGGGGGCGATGTTTGGGTCGGTAGTATTAAAGGGCGTGGTAGTGAATTTAGTTTTAGTTTGCTTTTAGAGTGTGGACAAGAGCAAGCGGTACCCGCACCTTGTTTAGATTTAAGTCAGCAACTTGTATTGTTGGCCGAGCCAAATGAGACTCATGCAGAGCTTTTACATAAACAGCTTGAGTCGTGGCAGGCTCCTATACGTCGAACTTGTGAGCCGCAACAAATGCAAGCGTACTTAGCTGCGACTGATCTTGCTATTTCAGTTTTGATCATTTCAGAAAAATTACTTGCCGATATGGATTCCATGCAATTAAAGGACATGCAATCGCTGTGTTTGGCACGTAAGGTTAAAGTGTTATTGCTGAGTTCTTTGTCTAAATACGATGAAAAGCAGCGTGACTTTAACGGCCTAGATTTACATAGTTTAGCTAAGCCTATTTCATCCTCTGACCTTTTTGACGCCTTAAATAGTTTGCTTTACGGCAAGGAGAGTACAAAAAAACAAGCCAAAACTTCTTTGTTTGCAGAAGGGCTGAGCGAGACCGAAGACATACGTGTGCTCTTGGTTGAGGATAATGCCTTTAACCAAGAGGTGGCCTTAGGTTTCTTGGAAGATTTAAATTTAAGCGTTGGTGTGGCTAATAATGGTCAAGAAGCTATTGAGGAATTGATCAGCGCGGCAGAGTCGGTTCCTTATTCTATTGTATTGATGGATTGCCAAATGCCCGTTATGGATGGTTATGAGGCGACTAAGAGCATTCGTACAGGCTATAGTGGTGTACCCAATGCGGATATACCGATTATTGCAATGACAGCCAATGCCATGCGCGGAGATAGAGAAAAGTGCCTAGCAGCGGGTATGAGTGATTATCTGGCTAAACCCGTTTCTTTTGATGGCTTGTTAGAAAAACTAAGTGAGTGGGGGGCATCGGCTCGTATGGTTAGTAGCCGTATTGTGCCGGTCAGTAGCCAAGAGCTTAACGCGGATTCATCTCAAGTTTGGGTTGCTGCCGACGAACACAAACCTGCTGCTGAGCTGAATGTTATGAAAGCGAGTGTTGCGCAAGTAAGTATTGAGGGGCCCAGCGTTTCAGAGCTCAGTTCGGTGGCGCTTAACCGCCGTGAACCAAGCCATTCAGGGGGCAAACAAGCTGAGAGTGAAGAAGACGAGGCGCCAGTCGATAAGCACTGGGACGAAGAACTTTTTCTCTCTCGCATTAAATATAAGCGAGATCGAGCCGAGCGTTTGGTGGCGACTTTTATGCAAAGCACCCCGGAGATACTTGAGGATTTAAAAAACAGCAGGGATAAAGGTGCTGAGCTAAAAGCTCACGCACATAAATTAAAAGGTGCATCGGTTAATATTTCGGCTCCTCATTTAGCAGGCTTATGTGCAGAGCTTGAGACGTTGGCCTTAAACGCTGAAGTGGCGGTACTTGATGCACTGCTGCAGAAGATTGAGCAAGCATACGTCCACTTGGCTGATGCTTTTATGCGCTGGATGAGATAA
- the sufD gene encoding Fe-S cluster assembly protein SufD, translating to MTDFLSSAQSALSSELAFISEARAQAAELVAELSLPSRKTEDWKYTSVASLKKRTFYSQQGQLAEVNVAELSQLAELDAYRLVFVNGQLLSSESVLPEQEGVELSLFSAANSEQQALIAKELNSCFEPAKHRFAALNTASFNEGVLLHIKRSVKLDKPLHIIQLSTQAASDFAVSSRVLVVLEANAEAELIEQFSSSSDKQVSFTNNVSEFVIADNAKLQHYRLQDEQEDAVHVGAAHARLARNARLNSFYLTLGSVLKRVDMTVTYEGEGAEAELNGVYLPQNKQHVDVHSTIEHAVPHCQTNEVFRGIIADEARAVFNGRIHIHPDAQKTEAYLSNKNLLTSNKAEVDTKPELEIYADDVRCAHGATVAQLDDMAMHYLRTRGVAEAEAKVLLSFGFINELLEEIDSPLLLTWARNKLTSLFSRDPELTRHLL from the coding sequence ATGACGGACTTTCTTTCGTCAGCGCAGTCAGCTCTTAGTTCTGAGTTGGCTTTTATCAGTGAGGCACGCGCGCAAGCGGCCGAGCTTGTTGCAGAACTGAGCTTACCTAGCCGCAAAACTGAAGACTGGAAATACACCAGTGTCGCCAGTTTGAAAAAGCGCACTTTTTACAGCCAGCAGGGTCAGTTGGCTGAGGTAAATGTCGCTGAACTAAGTCAATTAGCTGAGCTAGATGCTTATCGTTTGGTGTTTGTTAATGGCCAATTGCTTAGCTCAGAGTCCGTTTTACCTGAGCAAGAAGGTGTTGAACTTAGCTTATTTAGTGCGGCTAATAGCGAACAACAGGCGCTTATCGCCAAAGAATTGAATTCGTGTTTTGAGCCGGCTAAACACCGTTTTGCTGCATTAAATACCGCAAGTTTTAATGAGGGGGTTTTATTACATATTAAACGCTCAGTAAAACTCGATAAGCCTTTGCATATTATTCAGCTGAGCACTCAGGCTGCTAGTGATTTTGCAGTGAGTTCTCGTGTATTGGTTGTGCTTGAGGCGAATGCTGAAGCCGAATTGATTGAACAGTTTAGTTCGAGCAGCGACAAGCAAGTGAGCTTCACCAATAACGTCAGTGAATTTGTGATTGCTGATAACGCCAAATTGCAGCATTACCGTTTGCAAGATGAGCAAGAAGACGCCGTGCACGTTGGTGCCGCTCACGCTCGCCTTGCTCGCAATGCTCGTCTTAATAGTTTCTACCTTACTTTGGGCAGTGTGCTTAAGCGCGTTGACATGACCGTGACTTACGAAGGCGAAGGTGCCGAAGCTGAATTAAACGGCGTGTATTTGCCGCAGAATAAGCAGCATGTCGATGTGCACAGCACGATTGAACACGCAGTGCCTCACTGCCAGACCAATGAGGTTTTCCGAGGCATTATTGCCGATGAAGCTCGTGCGGTTTTTAATGGACGAATTCATATTCATCCCGATGCACAAAAAACCGAAGCGTATCTAAGTAATAAAAACTTATTAACCAGTAATAAAGCAGAAGTCGATACCAAGCCAGAGCTTGAGATTTACGCCGACGATGTGCGTTGTGCTCACGGTGCTACGGTTGCCCAGCTAGATGACATGGCTATGCATTATTTGCGCACTCGCGGTGTTGCTGAAGCAGAAGCCAAAGTGCTTTTAAGTTTTGGGTTTATCAATGAGCTGCTTGAAGAAATCGACAGCCCCTTATTATTAACTTGGGCTCGCAATAAGTTGACCTCATTATTTTCTCGCGATCCAGAGTTAACTAGACATTTATTATGA
- the iscR gene encoding Fe-S cluster assembly transcriptional regulator IscR, with the protein MRLTTKGRYAVTAMLDLALHANQGPVSLADISKRQHISLSYLEQLFAKLRQNALVKSVRGPGGGYRLEGAAESIFVAQIIDAVNESVDATNCNGGGDCQGGEVCLTHYLWSDLSAQIHAFLSGISLASLVARQEVREVADRQNRNEGLNVPELETISLTNLVQN; encoded by the coding sequence ATGCGTTTAACCACGAAAGGTCGTTATGCAGTAACAGCGATGCTGGATTTGGCTCTGCACGCGAATCAGGGCCCTGTGAGCTTGGCTGATATTAGCAAGCGCCAACATATTAGCCTGTCTTATTTGGAGCAGTTGTTTGCCAAGTTGCGCCAAAACGCCTTGGTCAAAAGTGTGCGAGGCCCCGGCGGCGGTTACCGCTTAGAGGGGGCAGCTGAAAGTATCTTTGTCGCACAGATTATTGACGCGGTTAACGAAAGCGTTGATGCAACCAATTGTAATGGCGGTGGTGACTGCCAAGGTGGCGAAGTTTGCCTTACTCATTATTTGTGGAGCGATTTAAGCGCACAAATTCATGCATTTTTAAGTGGTATCAGCCTAGCTTCTTTGGTCGCAAGACAAGAAGTACGCGAAGTTGCCGATAGGCAAAATCGCAATGAAGGCCTCAATGTGCCTGAGCTTGAAACCATTAGCTTGACCAATTTAGTCCAGAACTAA
- the trmJ gene encoding tRNA (cytosine(32)/uridine(32)-2'-O)-methyltransferase TrmJ, whose protein sequence is MSDQQAIFDNITIVMINTTHPGNIGAAARALKNMGMRKLVLVDPKEYPTAKATWRAANAVDVLDQVEVVGTLEEAVADCSLVIGTSARERRIPWPLITPRECGDRVWSEAQNHKTAIVFGREDRGLTNEELQQCHYHVHIPSNPEYSSLNIAAAIQVLVYEVRMSALAPESGEPLSFDDWDQPPANCEALERYYEHLEETLAKLKFYDPENPRQTVTRLRRMFNRVRMDEMEMNMLRGMLTAMQNDQFYKAKRIAELEAELAQLKAK, encoded by the coding sequence ATGTCAGATCAGCAAGCCATTTTCGATAACATTACCATTGTTATGATCAATACCACCCACCCGGGAAACATCGGGGCTGCGGCGCGGGCGTTGAAAAACATGGGCATGCGCAAGCTGGTCTTGGTCGACCCTAAAGAATATCCAACAGCAAAAGCCACTTGGCGAGCAGCCAATGCGGTTGATGTGCTTGATCAAGTTGAAGTGGTTGGTACTTTAGAGGAAGCGGTTGCCGATTGTTCGTTAGTGATCGGTACCAGTGCCCGTGAACGTCGTATTCCTTGGCCTTTGATCACACCGCGCGAGTGTGGTGATCGAGTTTGGAGCGAAGCCCAGAACCACAAAACGGCGATTGTATTTGGCCGAGAAGATCGTGGTTTAACCAATGAAGAGCTTCAGCAGTGCCACTACCATGTACATATTCCATCTAACCCTGAATACAGCTCACTCAACATTGCGGCAGCCATTCAGGTATTGGTTTATGAGGTGCGCATGTCTGCCTTAGCCCCTGAAAGTGGCGAGCCGCTAAGCTTTGACGACTGGGATCAGCCACCGGCTAATTGTGAAGCGCTTGAGCGTTATTACGAGCATTTAGAAGAGACCTTAGCCAAGCTAAAGTTTTATGATCCTGAGAATCCGCGCCAAACGGTGACTCGTTTGCGACGTATGTTTAACCGCGTGCGTATGGATGAAATGGAGATGAATATGCTGCGTGGCATGCTCACTGCAATGCAAAATGACCAATTCTACAAAGCTAAGCGTATCGCTGAGTTAGAGGCAGAATTGGCGCAGTTAAAGGCTAAATAG
- the sufB gene encoding Fe-S cluster assembly protein SufB, giving the protein MSQDQIEEAIAKDYAAGFVSDIESETLPPGLTEDTVRFISAKKGEPEWMLEWRLQAFAIWKEMEEPDWAHVDFPKIDYQEISYYSAPKSMEDKPKSLDEVDPELIETYNKLGIPLHEQEMLAGVAVDAVFDSVSVATTFRGKLKDAGVIFCPISEAVHEYPELVKKYLGSVVPVKDNYFAALNCAVFSDGSFVYIPKGVRCPMELSTYFRINESNTGQFERTLIIADEGSHVSYLEGCTAPMRDENQLHAAVVELVAMDDANIKYSTVQNWYPGDAEGKGGIYNFVTKRGIAHNNARISWTQVETGSAVTWKYPSCILKGDNSVGEFYSVALTNNYQQADTGTKMIHLGKNTKSTIISKGISAGKSSNAYRGLVRMNPKAEGARNYTQCDSLLIGDKCAAHTFPYIESKNPSAVVEHEATTSKVSDDQLYLCLQRGIDTEKAVSMIVNGFCKEVFKELPMEFAVEAGKLLEVSLEGSVG; this is encoded by the coding sequence ATGTCGCAAGATCAAATCGAAGAAGCTATCGCTAAAGACTACGCCGCAGGCTTTGTCAGTGATATCGAAAGTGAAACCTTGCCTCCGGGGTTAACCGAAGACACGGTACGTTTTATTTCGGCCAAAAAGGGCGAGCCAGAGTGGATGCTCGAATGGCGCTTGCAGGCATTTGCCATATGGAAGGAAATGGAAGAGCCAGATTGGGCTCATGTTGATTTCCCTAAAATCGACTATCAAGAGATCAGTTATTATTCCGCGCCTAAAAGCATGGAAGACAAACCTAAAAGTTTGGATGAAGTGGACCCTGAGCTTATTGAAACCTACAACAAGCTGGGCATTCCTCTGCATGAGCAGGAGATGTTAGCTGGTGTTGCAGTCGATGCTGTATTTGATTCGGTGTCAGTGGCAACCACTTTCCGTGGCAAGCTCAAAGATGCGGGGGTGATTTTCTGTCCTATCTCCGAAGCAGTTCACGAATACCCTGAACTGGTTAAAAAATACTTAGGTTCGGTTGTGCCTGTAAAGGACAACTACTTTGCTGCATTAAACTGTGCGGTATTTTCTGATGGCAGTTTTGTTTACATTCCTAAAGGTGTGCGTTGCCCTATGGAGTTGTCGACTTACTTCCGCATTAATGAAAGTAATACTGGCCAGTTTGAGCGCACCTTGATTATTGCCGATGAAGGTTCCCACGTGAGTTACCTTGAAGGCTGTACGGCACCGATGCGCGATGAAAATCAGTTGCATGCGGCGGTGGTTGAATTGGTGGCTATGGATGATGCCAATATTAAGTATTCAACCGTACAGAACTGGTATCCCGGTGATGCCGAAGGCAAAGGTGGTATTTATAACTTTGTGACTAAGCGTGGCATTGCCCACAACAATGCGCGTATTAGCTGGACTCAAGTTGAAACAGGTTCTGCTGTCACTTGGAAATACCCGAGCTGTATCTTAAAAGGCGATAACAGCGTTGGTGAATTTTATTCGGTTGCTTTAACCAATAATTACCAGCAAGCCGATACGGGAACCAAAATGATTCACTTGGGTAAAAATACCAAGTCGACCATTATCAGTAAGGGCATCAGTGCAGGCAAAAGCTCCAATGCCTATCGCGGTTTGGTGCGTATGAACCCGAAAGCCGAAGGCGCCAGAAACTATACACAGTGTGATTCACTATTAATTGGTGACAAGTGTGCGGCTCATACCTTCCCGTATATAGAAAGTAAAAATCCAAGTGCCGTTGTTGAGCACGAGGCGACTACCTCAAAAGTGAGCGACGACCAGCTGTATTTATGTTTGCAGCGCGGTATTGATACTGAAAAAGCCGTGTCCATGATTGTGAATGGTTTTTGTAAAGAAGTATTTAAAGAGCTGCCTATGGAATTTGCTGTTGAAGCAGGCAAGTTGCTCGAAGTTAGCCTAGAAGGTTCAGTCGGTTAA
- a CDS encoding aminotransferase class V-fold PLP-dependent enzyme, with the protein MSAAVTETNTQTNKREFNADVIRKDFPILNQEVNGHALVYLDNAATTQKPQAVIDALVHYYSFDNSNVHRGAHALADRATTAFEGARASIAKALNSPSAKQLIWTRGTTESINLVAQSWGRANLSEGDEVLVSTLEHHSNIVPWQLVAESRGASVKAIPVSEKGEIDLEAFKTMLSDKVKFVSVAHVSNALGTVNPIEQIIQLAHDAGAKVLIDGAQGLAHFDVDVQKLGCDFYAFSGHKVFGPTGIGGLWGKESILNAMPPWQGGGEMIERVSFAGTSFNTLPYKFEAGTPDIAGAIGLAAAFDYLEQFDRQSMLKHEQELLDYCVEKSAVIEGLKRVGQADCCASVFSFVVDGTHPADIGTLLDQQGVAVRTGHHCVQPLMQEFALPGTVRASFSIYNTKADVDALFIALEKVLQFLR; encoded by the coding sequence ATGAGCGCTGCCGTGACTGAGACCAATACGCAAACAAACAAGCGTGAATTTAATGCCGACGTCATTCGCAAAGACTTCCCGATTTTAAATCAGGAAGTGAATGGCCACGCCTTAGTCTATCTCGATAATGCAGCGACCACGCAAAAGCCTCAGGCAGTGATTGATGCGCTTGTGCATTATTACAGCTTCGATAACAGCAATGTTCATCGTGGTGCTCACGCCTTAGCTGATAGAGCAACTACGGCTTTTGAGGGCGCGCGTGCAAGTATTGCCAAAGCATTAAACAGCCCGTCGGCTAAACAACTTATTTGGACTCGGGGCACAACGGAGAGCATTAACCTTGTTGCGCAAAGTTGGGGTCGGGCCAATTTAAGCGAGGGTGATGAGGTTCTTGTCAGCACCCTTGAGCACCACAGTAATATCGTGCCTTGGCAGTTAGTGGCCGAGTCGCGTGGCGCGTCGGTGAAAGCGATTCCGGTTTCAGAAAAAGGCGAGATCGATCTTGAGGCTTTTAAAACCATGCTCAGTGACAAAGTGAAGTTTGTCAGTGTTGCGCATGTAAGCAATGCCTTGGGTACGGTTAACCCGATAGAGCAGATTATTCAGTTGGCTCACGATGCTGGCGCCAAGGTTTTAATCGATGGTGCTCAAGGTTTGGCTCACTTCGATGTTGATGTGCAAAAGCTAGGTTGTGACTTTTATGCGTTTTCAGGTCACAAGGTATTTGGCCCAACGGGTATCGGTGGTCTTTGGGGTAAAGAAAGCATTTTGAATGCCATGCCGCCTTGGCAGGGTGGTGGCGAAATGATTGAGCGAGTCAGTTTTGCTGGTACTAGCTTTAATACTCTTCCATATAAGTTTGAAGCGGGCACGCCAGATATTGCCGGTGCCATTGGTTTAGCCGCGGCATTTGATTATTTAGAGCAGTTTGATAGACAGAGCATGCTCAAACACGAGCAAGAACTGCTCGATTATTGTGTCGAGAAAAGTGCAGTAATTGAAGGTTTAAAGCGTGTTGGTCAAGCCGATTGTTGCGCGTCTGTATTTAGTTTTGTTGTTGACGGTACTCACCCTGCCGATATCGGTACTTTGTTGGATCAACAAGGTGTCGCTGTGCGTACAGGGCACCACTGTGTGCAACCATTAATGCAAGAGTTTGCGTTGCCAGGTACTGTGCGCGCATCGTTTAGCATCTACAACACCAAGGCTGACGTCGATGCGCTGTTTATCGCGCTCGAAAAAGTCTTGCAGTTTTTGAGGTAG
- a CDS encoding HesB/IscA family protein, whose amino-acid sequence MAVETFEFKQNVSDILQISDEAAEHFAKQLKRSGLKAIRLTLKQAGCTGYKYLIDEIEQAESGDLHGTLSSGVEFYIDSRYLSAVQGTHIDVRQQGLNLNLVLENPNVKDECGCGESFSIESEK is encoded by the coding sequence ATGGCTGTAGAAACGTTTGAATTTAAGCAAAATGTCAGTGATATTTTACAGATCAGTGATGAAGCGGCCGAGCACTTCGCCAAGCAATTAAAGCGCAGTGGTTTAAAGGCGATTCGTTTGACCTTAAAACAAGCCGGTTGCACAGGATATAAATATCTCATTGATGAGATAGAGCAAGCCGAATCCGGTGATTTACACGGTACACTTTCAAGTGGTGTCGAGTTCTATATCGACAGCCGTTATTTAAGTGCCGTTCAAGGCACCCATATTGATGTTCGCCAACAAGGTTTGAATCTAAATCTAGTCTTAGAAAACCCGAACGTTAAAGATGAATGTGGCTGTGGCGAGAGCTTCAGCATTGAGAGCGAGAAATAA
- the sufC gene encoding Fe-S cluster assembly ATPase SufC encodes MLSINALEAKVEEKNILKGLNLEIKPGEVHAIMGPNGAGKSTLGHVLSGREGYEVTGGTVAFHGKDLLEMDTEERAREGLFLAFQYPVEIPGVSNMEFLKASVDAVREHKGLEALDAVNFMKQARQACKAVNLDQAFLKRGVNEGFSGGEKKRNEIMQMMLLQPSLAILDETDSGLDIDALQVVAEGVNSLRSADRSFIVVTHYQRLLDYIEPDFVHVLADGKIVKSGDKTLALELEAKGYAWLEDEVC; translated from the coding sequence GTGCTTAGCATTAATGCCTTAGAAGCCAAGGTTGAAGAGAAAAACATCCTTAAAGGTCTTAACTTGGAAATTAAACCAGGTGAAGTTCACGCCATTATGGGCCCTAATGGTGCCGGTAAAAGTACCCTTGGCCATGTATTAAGTGGTCGCGAAGGTTATGAAGTCACTGGCGGGACGGTGGCGTTCCACGGTAAAGACTTGCTCGAGATGGATACCGAAGAGCGCGCGCGTGAAGGTTTGTTTTTGGCATTTCAGTACCCAGTAGAAATTCCAGGCGTAAGTAACATGGAGTTTTTAAAGGCTTCTGTTGATGCCGTGCGTGAACATAAAGGTTTAGAAGCACTTGATGCGGTTAACTTTATGAAACAAGCACGCCAAGCGTGTAAGGCCGTAAACTTGGACCAAGCTTTTTTAAAGCGTGGTGTAAATGAAGGCTTTTCCGGTGGTGAGAAAAAGCGCAACGAAATCATGCAAATGATGCTGTTGCAGCCGTCTCTTGCGATTCTTGATGAAACCGATTCCGGCCTTGATATTGATGCTTTGCAAGTCGTTGCCGAGGGCGTGAATTCGCTTCGTTCTGCCGATAGATCGTTTATTGTTGTGACGCACTACCAGCGCTTATTAGATTATATAGAGCCGGACTTTGTGCACGTTTTAGCCGACGGCAAGATTGTGAAAAGTGGCGATAAAACGCTAGCGCTTGAGCTTGAAGCCAAAGGTTACGCGTGGCTTGAAGACGAGGTGTGCTAA
- a CDS encoding aminotransferase class V-fold PLP-dependent enzyme — protein MNANAPIYLDYAATTPVDPAVAELMSACLTLDGNFANPASRSHLFGWKAEEAVEIARSQVAALIGADSREIVWTSGATEASNIALKGYVEAQGLKHAHFITSAIEHKSVLDCFAYLEGLGHRVSYVKPQADGRVSIDAIKALIEGDTALVSLMHVNNETGAINDIAELGQYLREQGIAFHVDASQSLAKVPVKVADLNVDLMSMSAHKMYGPKGQGALYVRRCPEINISAQMHGGGHERGMRSGTLATHQIAGMGKAAALAEQLLDKEHVQLQGLREQVIKGIDALPGIRLNGSREHSVPGIVNLCFRGVDGEVLLLSLKELALSSGSACMSATMAPSYVLAAMGLNEADALSSIRFSFGRFTTAEEIQRALAVIERVYSSLSPNATSN, from the coding sequence ATGAACGCAAACGCGCCTATATATCTCGATTACGCGGCAACAACACCGGTTGATCCGGCTGTGGCTGAGTTGATGAGTGCGTGTTTGACGCTTGATGGCAACTTTGCCAACCCAGCTTCACGCTCTCATTTATTTGGCTGGAAGGCTGAAGAAGCTGTAGAGATCGCTCGTTCTCAGGTGGCCGCTTTAATCGGCGCGGACAGTCGCGAAATCGTTTGGACCAGCGGTGCCACTGAGGCATCGAACATTGCCTTAAAAGGTTATGTCGAGGCTCAGGGACTCAAGCATGCCCACTTTATTACGTCAGCCATCGAGCACAAGAGCGTGCTTGATTGTTTTGCTTATTTAGAAGGCCTTGGTCACCGCGTTAGTTATGTTAAGCCGCAAGCCGATGGTCGAGTCAGCATTGATGCGATAAAAGCCCTGATCGAAGGCGATACGGCCTTGGTATCTCTGATGCACGTGAATAACGAGACCGGAGCGATCAACGATATTGCAGAGCTTGGGCAATATTTACGTGAACAGGGCATAGCCTTTCATGTGGATGCATCTCAGAGCTTGGCTAAAGTGCCGGTAAAGGTTGCGGATTTGAACGTTGATTTGATGTCGATGTCGGCGCACAAGATGTATGGCCCTAAAGGGCAGGGCGCTTTATATGTTCGACGCTGCCCAGAAATAAACATCAGTGCGCAAATGCACGGTGGCGGTCACGAACGTGGTATGCGTTCGGGCACCTTGGCTACCCACCAAATTGCAGGCATGGGTAAAGCTGCGGCGCTTGCAGAACAGCTTTTAGACAAAGAGCATGTGCAGCTGCAGGGTTTGCGAGAACAAGTAATAAAGGGCATTGATGCCTTGCCTGGTATTCGGCTCAACGGGTCGCGAGAGCACAGCGTACCGGGCATTGTGAATTTATGCTTTCGTGGTGTTGATGGTGAAGTGCTGCTGTTGAGTTTAAAAGAGCTCGCTCTAAGCAGTGGTTCGGCCTGTATGTCGGCCACCATGGCACCATCGTATGTACTAGCCGCAATGGGTTTAAATGAGGCTGATGCCTTAAGTTCCATTCGTTTTAGTTTTGGTCGTTTTACGACGGCCGAAGAAATTCAACGCGCTCTTGCTGTTATAGAGCGTGTTTACAGCAGCTTGTCGCCTAACGCGACAAGTAACTAA